The following are from one region of the Candidatus Bathyanammoxibius amoris genome:
- the rseP gene encoding RIP metalloprotease RseP, producing the protein MPFAEVSSNILLVIVGIGSLIFIHELGHFLVAKKIGVRVHVFSLGFGMALISRTWGETEYRLSLIPLGGYVKLGGEHPKEGVPQESWDFMSKAPWQRALVLIAGVVMNAAFALLLFIVAFRVGVPFITSEVGLVAPGWPAWEAGMDPGDNIVEIAGTKNPDFEDVFTAVALGGDRSIPIKVDRAGKILSFNVYPKYDPVHGLRRIGIAPAMTQKIGRLFRYTDGAPAIDAGLKTNDKIIAIDGKTIESGEELTEIEAQSPGKELTLTVLRNGQEKEFKVTPLKTMRWMMGVSCATTKVQAVRAGSLAAQMGLRRGDKILTVNGKEVTGWFPLTEILEESKERQIDLTVKRAGEVEGLHLSLQSPEDNTRLLTGVTPVLGLRVDMVMEGFPAAEKLALMPGDEIVYLAGKTPRSWDDLLRIVTTSEGKEMTVKWLRDGKTLSGKFQPIKDEKSAIGRMGLLPKEKTVIKKYDLIGACKMGTYKAQVMVKRIYLTLTGLFTKKVSSETVGGIILIAQASYESAKVGFGKLLYFMGIISMQLAILNLLPIPVLDGGHLLFLGIEKLKGSPVSEGTMAVAQYIGLGLILCLFVFATRNDILRLFMMNN; encoded by the coding sequence ATGCCATTCGCTGAGGTTTCAAGCAATATATTACTGGTAATCGTCGGTATAGGCTCCCTGATATTCATCCATGAACTGGGCCACTTTCTGGTGGCCAAGAAAATAGGCGTAAGGGTCCACGTATTTTCTCTTGGATTCGGGATGGCGCTTATAAGCCGGACCTGGGGAGAGACGGAGTACAGGCTTTCCCTTATCCCCCTGGGCGGCTACGTGAAGTTGGGGGGTGAACATCCGAAGGAAGGCGTTCCCCAGGAGAGCTGGGATTTTATGTCGAAAGCACCGTGGCAGAGGGCGCTGGTTTTGATCGCCGGCGTGGTAATGAACGCCGCATTCGCCCTTTTGCTGTTTATCGTCGCGTTTCGCGTCGGCGTGCCGTTCATAACCTCAGAGGTCGGGCTGGTAGCACCGGGTTGGCCGGCCTGGGAGGCCGGGATGGACCCCGGGGACAACATCGTAGAGATCGCAGGGACCAAAAACCCGGACTTCGAAGACGTCTTCACCGCCGTCGCCCTCGGCGGCGACAGGAGCATTCCCATCAAGGTTGACCGGGCGGGCAAGATACTAAGTTTCAACGTTTACCCAAAATATGACCCGGTACACGGTCTCCGGCGGATAGGCATAGCCCCGGCCATGACCCAGAAAATAGGGAGGCTCTTCCGTTACACAGACGGCGCTCCGGCCATAGACGCGGGTCTCAAGACAAATGACAAGATTATTGCGATTGACGGAAAAACCATTGAAAGTGGAGAAGAGCTCACGGAAATAGAGGCGCAGAGCCCCGGCAAGGAGCTCACGCTGACCGTCCTCAGAAACGGCCAGGAAAAGGAGTTTAAGGTCACCCCCCTTAAGACCATGCGCTGGATGATGGGCGTGTCGTGCGCGACGACAAAAGTACAGGCCGTGAGGGCCGGCAGTCTCGCGGCACAGATGGGGCTAAGGAGGGGTGATAAGATACTCACCGTAAACGGCAAAGAAGTTACGGGCTGGTTCCCCCTCACCGAAATACTCGAGGAATCAAAAGAACGCCAAATCGACCTAACGGTTAAAAGGGCGGGAGAGGTCGAGGGGCTGCACCTGTCACTTCAGTCACCCGAGGACAACACGCGCCTCCTTACAGGGGTTACTCCCGTGCTGGGGCTGCGGGTCGACATGGTAATGGAGGGTTTCCCCGCGGCGGAAAAATTAGCCCTGATGCCGGGAGACGAAATCGTTTATTTAGCCGGTAAGACTCCACGGTCATGGGACGACCTGCTGCGTATTGTCACCACCAGTGAAGGCAAGGAGATGACCGTCAAGTGGCTCCGGGACGGGAAGACGCTAAGCGGAAAATTCCAGCCCATCAAAGACGAGAAGAGCGCCATCGGGCGCATGGGACTGCTGCCCAAGGAAAAGACGGTCATAAAAAAATACGACCTCATCGGTGCCTGCAAGATGGGCACATATAAGGCCCAGGTAATGGTCAAAAGGATTTACCTGACCTTGACGGGCCTCTTTACGAAGAAGGTGTCTTCAGAGACCGTCGGAGGGATAATCCTAATCGCCCAAGCCTCGTATGAATCGGCAAAGGTGGGGTTTGGGAAACTATTGTACTTCATGGGTATCATCAGCATGCAGCTTGCCATACTGAACCTCCTGCCCATACCGGTGCTGGACGGTGGCCACCTCCTGTTCCTGGGTATAGAGAAGCTGAAGGGCTCTCCCGTAAGCGAGGGCACGATGGCGGTCGCACAGTATATCGGCCTGGGGCTCATACTCTGCCTGTTTGTGTTCGCCACCCGCAACGACATCCTGCGCCTGTTCATGATGAACAACTAG
- a CDS encoding lysophospholipid acyltransferase family protein, giving the protein MRDFVRNINMAVVGFIGPIVLMLLCWTLRIEERPLTSPRLFREGALGKVIIAFWHSTMLVMAYKGMGQDIKVLISEHTDGEYIARVVNGLGLGVVRGSTTRGGARATVELVREARKGSFLAITPDGPRGPREDVQPGVIFLAKKTGKPILPVSSGFSNCWRLPSWDGFRIPKPFSKVVIAVGEPIMVPPDAGEEEMERYRKLLEDTLTRLGAEAEAAVAK; this is encoded by the coding sequence ATGAGAGATTTCGTAAGAAACATAAACATGGCCGTGGTGGGCTTTATCGGCCCCATCGTTTTAATGCTTCTGTGCTGGACGCTCAGGATAGAAGAAAGGCCGCTGACCAGCCCCAGGCTGTTCCGCGAAGGGGCGCTTGGGAAGGTGATTATCGCCTTCTGGCACTCCACTATGTTAGTTATGGCGTATAAGGGTATGGGGCAGGACATAAAGGTGCTGATAAGTGAACACACCGACGGGGAATACATCGCGCGGGTGGTGAACGGTCTGGGCCTGGGGGTGGTTCGCGGCTCTACCACACGCGGCGGGGCCAGGGCGACGGTAGAACTTGTAAGAGAGGCCCGGAAGGGCAGCTTTCTGGCGATAACGCCGGACGGCCCCAGAGGGCCCAGAGAAGACGTCCAGCCGGGTGTAATCTTTCTGGCCAAGAAGACGGGGAAGCCCATCCTTCCCGTCTCATCGGGCTTTTCCAACTGCTGGCGGCTTCCGAGCTGGGACGGGTTCCGCATACCGAAACCCTTCTCGAAGGTGGTAATCGCCGTTGGCGAACCGATTATGGTCCCGCCGGACGCAGGCGAAGAAGAGATGGAGCGTTACCGGAAATTGCTGGAAGATACCCTTACTCGTTTAGGTGCCGAGGCCGAGGCGGCAGTTGCAAAGTGA